One part of the Desulfonema ishimotonii genome encodes these proteins:
- a CDS encoding polymorphic toxin type 50 domain-containing protein: protein MRRLIKYLTFADYVVGVFTHKDPQGLLDKFAGKGERINDNRERVDFGENIGWFIDKATSIAYKTTKGTIRYNKKGEAHIVPARP from the coding sequence GTGCGTCGGTTAATTAAATATTTAACCTTTGCAGATTACGTTGTAGGGGTATTCACTCATAAAGATCCGCAAGGATTATTGGATAAATTTGCTGGCAAAGGAGAGCGCATAAATGATAATAGGGAGAGAGTTGACTTCGGAGAAAATATCGGGTGGTTTATTGATAAAGCTACTAGTATAGCGTATAAAACGACAAAAGGCACTATCCGTTATAACAAGAAAGGAGAGGCTCATATTGTACCCGCAAGACCATAA
- a CDS encoding transposase codes for MLPAIRQEEYLYEIPQFSVGKDDVEDFMGELRAFHGEFSEYFCRQEPRDHFFNYMSGRFGDLKRKTAEPIAIRTSGRSSVRGMQRNLSHAIWDEPGILRKYHEMVRAEMGDPDGVLIFDESGFVKKGKDSG; via the coding sequence ATGCTACCGGCGATCAGGCAGGAAGAATATCTGTATGAAATCCCGCAGTTCAGTGTGGGAAAGGATGACGTCGAAGACTTTATGGGAGAACTCCGGGCATTTCACGGTGAATTTTCGGAGTATTTCTGCCGACAGGAACCACGGGATCATTTTTTTAACTATATGTCAGGCCGATTCGGTGATCTTAAAAGAAAAACAGCGGAACCGATAGCGATCAGGACATCGGGGCGGTCCTCTGTAAGGGGCATGCAACGGAATCTGAGCCATGCCATATGGGATGAGCCCGGTATTTTAAGAAAATATCACGAAATGGTCAGGGCGGAAATGGGAGATCCCGACGGTGTTCTGATATTCGACGAGTCCGGTTTTGTAAAAAAAGGAAAAGATTCGGGGTAG